GTTCGTCGTGCCGATGAGCGAAGCCAAGGGCATCGAGCAGGGCGCCAAGGTCAAGAAGCACGGCCTGCGCGCGTCGCACACCGCCGACGTCCACCTCGACGAGTGCCGCATCCCGGCCGAGTACGTGCTCGGCGGCAAGGAGAAGCTCGAGGAGCGTCTCGCCCGCGCCCGTGAGCGCGCGGCGGGCAAGGTCCCGGCCGGCAGCCAGACGAAGTCCAACGCCTCCATGGCGACGTTCGAGGCCTCGCGCCCGACCGTCGGCGCCCAGGCCGTGGGCATCGCCCGCGCCGCCTACGAGTACGCGCTGGACTACGCCAAGGAGCGCGAGCAGTTCGGCAAGCGGATCGTCGAGAACCAGGCGGTCGCGTTCACGCTGGCCGACATGGCGCTCGAGATCGAGGCCGCCCGCCTGCTCGTCTACCGCGCGTCCTGGATGGGCCGCAACCAGATCCCGTTCACCAAGGCCGAGGGCTCGATGTCGAAGCTCAAGGCCGGCGAGGTCGCGGTGAAGGTCACCGAGCGCGCCATCCAGATCCTGGGCGGCAACGGCTACACCCGCGAGTTCCCGGTGGAGCGCTTCCACCGCGACGCGAAGATCTACGACATCTTCGAGGGCACGGCCGAGATCCAGCGCCTGGTCATCTCGCGCGCCATCTCGGGGCTGCACATCCGCTAGTCCGCGCTCGCGGACCCGTTCGTCGTGGCAGGCCCGCGGCTGCGCCTGGCGCTCTTCGCGCTGGCGGTGGCCGCGGGCCTGCTCGCGTTCTCGGTCCTCGACGTGCTCGACACCCGCGACGTCCAGCAGGTCGTCGACGGCGCCGGGGCCTTCGCGCCCGTCGTCTACGTCCCGCTCTCGGCGGTCCTCGGCTGCCTGCTCGTCCCGGGCCCCGTCCTCGCCGGCGTCTCGGGCGCGCTCTTCGGCACGGCCACGGGCACGGTCGTGACCCTGAGCGCGTCGACCCTCGGCGCCGTCCTCGGCCTCTGGATCGCGCGCTGGGCCGGCCGCGACGCGGTCGCCGACCTCGGCCACGCCCGGGTGGAGGCGGTCTCCCGCGCGCTCGAGCGCCATGGCCTGGGCGCCGTGGTGGCCCAGCGCCTCGCCCCCGGCGTCCCGGACGCCCCGCTGACCTACGCCTTCGGCGTCCTCGGCCTGCAGACCTGGCAGATCGCCCTCGGCACGCTGGTCGGGTCCGCGCCCCGCGCGTTCTCCTACACCGCGATCGGCGCGTCGCTGGACGACCCGACGGGCGCGGGCGCGATCGCGGGGGCGGTCGTGCTCATCCTCGTGACGGTCGTCGGGGCCGAGGTGGCGCGGCGGTTGTTCGTGGGCGTCCGCGCGGCGCAGCGCGGCCGCTAGAACGCCACGGCGAGCGCCACCGGCACGACCGGCCCCCCGCCCGCGCGGCGCAGCTGCCCGCCCACCATGGCGAGCGTCCAGCCGGACCCGCGCAGGTCGTCGAGGAGCACGCCGGGACCGGGCGGCGGCGACGCCACGACGCGGAAGGCGCCGCGGACGTTGGCGGCCTGCGTCGCGGCGTTGGCCATCGCGCGCTGTGCGGGGCGGTCCTCCACGCGCTCGACCGCGGCGGCGGAGTCGACGCCCAGCCGGGAGGCGACCCGCGCGGCGAGCTCGCCGAGGCCGTCGCCCAGCTTGCGCGAGGGCACCCACGTCAGCCAGGTC
The DNA window shown above is from Conexibacter sp. SYSU D00693 and carries:
- a CDS encoding acyl-CoA dehydrogenase family protein — its product is MELSQDLKDIRDWVHGFAEDVVRPAAAEWDEREETPWPVIQEAAKIGLYGFEGMAQFFAEPSGLGLPVVNEELFWGDAGIGMAIMGTSLAVAAIIGQGTPEQIGQWVPRCFGTPDDVKVAAFCSSEPNAGSDVSAVRTTAKFDEATNEWVLNGQKAWATNGGISDVHVIIATVDRELGARGHAAFVVPMSEAKGIEQGAKVKKHGLRASHTADVHLDECRIPAEYVLGGKEKLEERLARARERAAGKVPAGSQTKSNASMATFEASRPTVGAQAVGIARAAYEYALDYAKEREQFGKRIVENQAVAFTLADMALEIEAARLLVYRASWMGRNQIPFTKAEGSMSKLKAGEVAVKVTERAIQILGGNGYTREFPVERFHRDAKIYDIFEGTAEIQRLVISRAISGLHIR
- a CDS encoding TVP38/TMEM64 family protein, yielding MAGPRLRLALFALAVAAGLLAFSVLDVLDTRDVQQVVDGAGAFAPVVYVPLSAVLGCLLVPGPVLAGVSGALFGTATGTVVTLSASTLGAVLGLWIARWAGRDAVADLGHARVEAVSRALERHGLGAVVAQRLAPGVPDAPLTYAFGVLGLQTWQIALGTLVGSAPRAFSYTAIGASLDDPTGAGAIAGAVVLILVTVVGAEVARRLFVGVRAAQRGR